In Pseudomonas coleopterorum, the genomic window ACAAGTACGTTCGCTCTGCGACGGACTGCGCAACACTGGAAAATTACGCTGAGGCAATACCTTCGACCGGTCCCGTCACGGTCTCCCATGCAATGAACGAAGGCCCTGGCATTACGTTCCTTTGTGTACTGCCTCTTGAAACTCCAGACGGCCCGATTCGACCCCTGTTTTCCAATAGTGTTTTAATCTTCTACCGCTGGCTTATCAATCCACCATCGCTCATGCCGCCTCACTATCGCAGAACGTACGATGCTGAAACACGCGTGCATGAATTTACGTTGCTTCCAGTAACGCCAGAGTTAGACATGGCCGGTTATCGTTACAAGTCCGGTGAGCCGGATAAGCTGGATTGTCTCTCTGATCAAGACTATCAGCGGATCAACCCCAGCTTCGGGCGTTTCGAGGTCGAGGTGGGTTCGCAGCCCTCTGTCGTTTGCATAGCAGGCATGGACATGGCGGGCCATCAGTCGCCTCGTATACGCCTGCATCTGGCACCTGCGACGATAGCCAGCAACCAATGAACTTGACGAGCCAGTAGGTCGCCCATCATTGAATCCAAGCCTACTGAAATAGGCCAGGGATAAACAAACGTCACCGGTGCCCGATGAGGCACGGGCCCTGGGTCAGCATACTGAAAAAAAAAGGGGGCCACCCGGCCCCCAGAGGAAAACCTTGCAGCCCGAGGTCAGCCCTCGATCTCGATCAATATCTCGCCGGGGTTCACGCGGTCGCCTTTGGCCACATGGATGGCCACCACCTTGCCGGCCACACCGGCCTGAACCTCGGTCTCCATTTTCATCGCCTCGGTGATCAACACCGCCTGCCCGGCCTTGACCGCATCGCCCTGCTTGACCAGCACGTCGACGATGTTGCCGGGCATCGCAGTGCTGACATGGCCCGGTTCGCTGGCCTGCTTGCGCTTGCCGATACCGCCGCTGACGAACTCGTTCAGGGGTTCGAACACCACCTCTTCGGGCATGCCGTCGATGGACAGGTAGAAATGCCGCTTGCCTTCGGCCTTGACCCCGACGCCGGTGATGTCGACCCGATAGCTTTCGCCGTGCACATCGATGACGAACTCGGTCGGTACCCCTTCACCAGTGCGCGCAACCTGGGCACCTGCCTCGGGGATCGGCAGCAACACCTCGGGCACCAGCGTGCCGGCGGCACGCTCTTCGAGGAACTTGCGCCCGATGTCGGGGAACATCGCAAACGTCAGTACATCCTCCTCCGACTGGGCCAGCTCGCCGATGTCCTTGCGCAGCTTGTCCATCTCCGGCTTGAGCAGGTCGGCGGGACGTACGTCGATGACTTCCTCGCTGCCGATCGCCTGGCGCCGCAGTTGTTCGTTGACCTTACCCGGCGCCTGGCCATAACCGCCTTGCAGGTACAGCTTCACTTCGTTGGTGATGGTCTTGTAGCGCTCGCCGGCCAACACGTTGAAAAACGCCTGGGTACCGACGATCTGCGAGGTAGGCGTGACCAGGGGCGGGAAGCCCAGGTCTTCACGCACCTTGGGAATCTCGGCCAGCACCTCGTTCATACGGTTCAGCGCGCCCTGCTCCTTCAGCTGGTTGGCCAGGTTGGAAATCATGCCGCCGGGCACCTGGTTGACCTGCACGCGAGTATCGACCGCCGTGAATTCGCTCTCGAACTGGTGGTATTTCTTGCGCACGGCATAGAAATACAGGCCGATCTCCTGCAGCAGCTCCAGGCTCAGGCCGGTGTCGAATTCGCTGCCCTTGAGCGCGGCGACCATGGACTCAGTGCCCGGATGACTGGTGCCCCAGGCAAAGCTGGAGATGGCCGTATCGATATGATCGGCGCCATTTTCCACCGCCTTGAGCTGACACATCGCGGCCAGGCCGGCCGTGTCGTGGCTGTGGATGAACACCGGCAGCGACTGCTCGGCCTTCAGGGCCCTGACCAGCTCGCCGGTGGCATAGGGCGTCAACAGACCCGCCATGTCCTTGATCGCCACCGAGTCGCAGCCCATGGCTTCCATCTGCTTGGCCTGGGCCACGAAGGCGGCGACGGTGTGCACCGGGCTGGTGGTGTAGGCGATGGTGCCCTGGGCGTGCTTGCCAGCCGCCTTCACCGCCTCGATGGCCACACGAAGGTTACGCACGTCGTTCATTGCATCGAAGATGCGGAACACATCGATACCGTTGTCGGCCGCCTTGGCCACGAAGGCGCGGACCACATCGTCGCTGTAGTGCCGGTAGCCCAGCAGGTTCTGCCCGCGCAGAAGCATCTGCAGACGGGTGTTGGGCAGCGCCTGGCGCAGTTTGCGCAGGCGTTCCCACGGGTCTTCCTTGAGGAAGCGCACACAGGCATCGAAGGTGGCGCCGCCCCACACTTCCAGCGACCAGTAGCCGACCCGGTCGAGCTTGTCGCAGATGGGCAGCATGTCTTCGGTGCGCATGCGGGTCGCCAGCAACGACTGATGGGCGTCGCGCAGGATGGTGTCGGTCACGAATATGCGCTTGGAAACAGGAGTATTGGACATTGTTGTGTTCCTCACAGGCCGGCGTGGGCGGCGATGGCGGCAGCGATGGCCAGGGCCAGCTCTTCGGGTTTGCGCTTGATCGAGTACTGGGTCAGCTCCGGATGGCTGTCGACGAAGCTGGTATTGAACTGGCCGCTGCGAAACTCGGGGTTGCGCAGGATTTCCTGGTAGTAGGCCGCCGTGGTCTTGATGCCTTGCAGGCGCATGTCATCGAGCGCCCGCAGGCCGCGGTCCATGGCCTCTTCCCAGGTCAAGGCCCAGACCACCAGTTTGAGGCACATGGAATCGTAGAACGGCGGAATGGTGTAGCCGGTGTAGATCGCTGTGTCGGTGCGCACGCCCGGCCCGCCGGGAGCGTAGTAGCGGGTGATCTTGCCGAAGCTGGGCAGGAAGTTGTTCTTCGGATCCTCGGCATTGATGCGGAACTGCAGGGCAAAGCCGCGGTGCACGATGTCCTCCTGCTTCACCGACAGCGCAAGGCCCGAAGCAATGCGGATCTGCTCGCGGACAATGTCGATACCGGTGATTTCCTCGGTGATGGTGTGCTCCACCTGCACCCGGGTATTCATCTCCATGAAATACACCTCGCCTTCGGCGAGCAGGAACTCCACGGTACCGGCGTTCTCGTAGCCGACCGCCTTGGCTGCGCGCACCGACAGGTCGCCGATGTAGGCGCGCTGCTCGGGGGTCAGCTGCGGGCTGGGGGCGATCTCGATGAGCTTCTGGTTGCGTCGCTGGATCGAACAGTCGCGTTCGAACAGGTGCACCACATTGCCGAAGCGGTCACCCAGGATCTGCGCCTCGATGTGCTTGGGATTGACGATGCACTTTTCCAGGAACACCTCGGCCGAGCCAAAGGCCTTGGTCGCTTCGGAAATCACCCGTGGAAAGGCCTGCTCCAGTTCCTCGCGGCTGTTGCAACGGCGAATGCCTCGCCCACCGCCGCCCGAGGTAGCCTTGAGCATGACCGGGTAGCCAATGCGCTCACCCTCGGCCAACGCCTCGTGGATATCGGCGACGTTGCCCTCGGTGCCGGGCGTGACGGGTACGCCCGCCTTGATCATGCTGCGCCGGGCTTCGGTCTTGTCGCCCATGCGGCGAATGACCTCGGCCGACGGCCCGATGAACTTGACCCCGCGCTCGGCGCAGATGTCCGCCAGTTCGGCATTCTCGGAGAGAAAGCCATAGCCTGGATGCAAGGCATCGCAGCCGGTTTCCACCGCCAGGTTCACCAGCTTGCGCGGGTTCAAATAGCCGGCCAGGGGCTCGGCGCCGATGCTGTGGGCTTCGTCTGCGCGCTTGACGTGCAACGCGTGACGATCGGCTTCGGAATAGATCGCGACCGAACGAATGCCCATTTCGGCGCAGGCTCGTACGATGCGTACGGCAATCTCACCTCGGTTGGCGATCAGGATCTTTTTTATCACTTTGAATTTCCTCGACCGATGAATCCATTCGGGTCGGTGCGTGGCCGACCCTTTGGGTAACCAGTTGTTTCCTGGTCGCCTCTGCAAGCTAGCGCGGTACGAGGATTAATAAAAATCAATCTTTGTTAGGTTACATATTAGCTAAAGCTTATAGTTGGTTGATTATCGTTCGAACATCGGATGGGGGCATGCGTAAGTCACTGATGCGCCTGACATTGCGTCAGCTGCAAGTATTCAACGAGGTGTGCGATCTGCGCTCCTACAGCCGTGCCGCCGAAGAAATGTCGCTCACCCAGCCAGCGGTGAGCCTGCAGATTCGCCAGCTGGAAGAGCTGGTGGGCCAGCCACTGTTCGATTACGTGGGCAAGAAGCTCTATCTGACCGAAGCAGCCCAGGCGCTGCAGGCGGCCAGCCGCGACATCTTCGGCCGCCTGGAAAACCTCGACATGCAGCTCTCCGACATGCAGGGCTCCCTGCAGGGGCAGCTCAAGCTGGCGGTCGAATCCAGTGCCAAGTACTTCACGCCCCATCTGTTCGCCGCCTTCCGCACCCTGCACCCGGAGGTCAACCTGCAGCTCACGGTGGTCAACCGCGCCCAGGTGATCCGCCGCCTGAGCGACAACCGCGACGACGTGACCATCATGTCGATGGTGCCGCAGGACATGGGCTTGGACTTCATGCCTTTCCTCAACAATCCGATCGTCGCCGTCGCCCCGCCCGAGCATCCGCTGTGCCAGTTCGAACGGCTGAGCCTGCAGGAGCTGCAAGCCTATACGTTGCTGGTGCGCGAACAAGGTTCGGGCACGCGCCGGGCCTGTGAGGAATATTTCAAGGAGAAACGTGTGTACTTCACGCAGACCCTGGAAGTGGCATCTGCCGAAGCCCAGCGCGAATGCGTGATCGCAGGCCTGGGGCTGGCGCTGCTGACGCGCCATGCCGTCGCCCGGGAGTTATCCACAGGCACGCTGCGAGAGTTGCCTGTGGCAGAACTGCCGTTGCAGCGCAGCTGGTGCGTGGTGCAGGCCAAGGCGCGGCGTCAGTCGCCGGTGGCGTTGGCCTTCGCCGCGTTCATCCGTGCCGAGCGGGCGCAGATCACGACGCTGGTCGAGCGCTTTGCCGGACATCCACCGACACCGTCTGCCAGACGTTGAGCTGGGCGTCGTCGCCAATTTCCTGGAGCAGGCGACGCTGCTCGGCGTAGCTTTCGATCGCACGGCGAAACTCCATGCGGCGCTGATCTTCCTGCTGACGTTTGGTGCGGGCGGCACTGTTGCCTTGCGCTTGCGAGCCATCGACGTAACGAGCCATTGCCTGTCTCCCAGTTCGAGTTCGGGAGTACAGGGTGGCGTGGGTGTATGAAGGTTTGGCGACGGGGCGGTGAACATCGGGTTAAACCCATCACGCCTCGCTCAGTCCTCGTGGGCCTCGTGGGCCTTCAACGACTTGGGCGACAGGCGCAGGCTGCGCAGACTGCGCTTGACGCTCTTCAAGTGATTGACCAGGTCCGGGCCACGGGCCATCGCCACGCCCATGGCCAGCACGTCGATCACCACCAGGTGGGCGATACGCGAGGCCAGCGGCGTATAGATCTCGGTGTCTTCGTGCACATCGACCGCCAGGTTGACCGTCGCCAGCTCCGCCAGCGGCGTCTGCCCCGGACACAGGGAGATCAACGTGGCGCCACTTTCGCGCACCAGGTTGGCGGTGATCAGCAGGTCCTTGGAGCGCCCCGATTGGGAGATGCACACGGCCACGTCGGTCGGCTTGAGGGTCACCGCCGACATGGCCTGCATGTGCGGGTCCGAATAGGCCGCCGCCGTGAGCAGCAGGCGGAAGAACTTGTGCTGGGCATCGGCCGCCACCGCGCCAGAGGCGCCGAAACCATAGAACTCGACCCGCTGCGCCGTGACCATGGCGCTGATCGCCCGTTGCAAGGCTTCGGGGTCGAGCTTCTCGCGCACTTCCATCAAGGTATGCAGGGTGGTGTCGAAGATCTTCAGGCTGTAGTCGGCCACCGAGTCGTCTTCGTGAATGGCGAACTGGCCGAAGCTCGCCCCCGCCGCCAGACTCTGCGCCAGCTTGAGCTTGAGGTCCTGGAAGCCGGTGCAGCCGATCGCGCGGCAGAAGCGCACGATGGTCGGCTCGCTGATGCCCACGCTGTGCGCCAGATCGGCCATGGAGCTGTGCATCACCGCCGCAGGGTCCAGCAGCACATGCTCGGCAACCTTGAGTTCGGATTTGCGCAGCAGGTGGCGAGACTGGTCGATGTGTTGCAGCAGGTTCAAGGGACAGCTTCCGCTAAAGGAGTCGAGGGGCCAGGATGTAGCTGGCCTGTAGTTATACTACAGGCCTCGGTGATCGCCCAGTTAAACGTCTCAGCACCCGCCGCGCAGGCAAAAACGGCCGCACATTGCTCGGCGCACACGTCGAATCTGCACCTTATGTCCGACACTCGCAGGATTTGTCTCGCAAGCGACAACTCTTGTTTGCCCCAACTCCATCGCGCACCCTAAAATGCCGGAATGCGCGATGACCTCTCCCTTCTGCTGAATTCCCTCAACGATGCCCAACGCCAGGCCGTAGCCGCCTCCGTCGGCCGTCAGTTGGTCCTGGCCGGTGCTGGTTCCGGTAAAACCCGAGTGCTGGTTCACCGTATCGCCTGGTTGATCCAGGTCGAAAACGCCTCGCCCCACTCCATCCTGTCGGTGACGTTCACCAACAAGGCCGCTGCCGAGATGCGCCAGCGCATCGAGCAGTTGATGGGTATCAACCCGGCCGGCATGTGGGTAGGCACCTTCCACGGCCTGGCCCACCGCCTGCTGCGCGCGCACTGGCAGGAAGCCAACCTGAACCAGAATTTCCAGATTCTAGACAGCGACGACCAGCAACGTCTGGTCAAGCGGGTCATGCGCGAGCTGGGCCTGGACGAGCAGAAATGGCCGGCGCGCCAGGCGCAGTGGTTCATCAATGGGCAGAAGGACGAGGGTCTGCGCCCGCAGCACATCCAGCCTGGCGGCGATCTGTTCCTGGCAACCATGCGCTCGGTCTACGAAGCGTACGAGGCAGCCTGTGCACGGGCCGGCGTGATCGACTTCTCCGAACTACTGCTGCGCGCCCTCGACCTGTGGCGCGACAACCCCAGCCTGCTGGCGCACTACCAACGTCGTTTCCGCCATGTGCTGGTCGACGAATTCCAGGACACCAACGCCGTGCAGTACGCCTGGCTGCGGCTGCTGGCACAAGGTGGCGACAGCTTGATGGTGGTGGGTGACGATGACCAGTCGATCTACGGCTGGCGCGGTGCCAAGATCGAGAACATCCACCAGTATTCCGCCGACTTCCCGGACTCCCAGCTGATTCGCCTGGAGCAGAACTACCGTTCCACGGCGGGTATCCTCAAGGCCGCCAACGCGCTGATCGCCAACAACAGCGGGCGACTGGGCAAGGAACTGTGGACCGACGGCGACGATGGCGAGCCGCTGAGCCTGTATGCCGCGTTCAATGAACACGACGAGGCGCGCTACGTGGTCGAAACCATCGAGAGCGCCCTCAAGACCGGCCTGGCGCGCAGCGACGTCGCCATTCTGTACCGCTCCAACGCCCAGTCGCGGGTGCTGGAAGAGGCGCTGCTGCGCGAGCGCATTCCCTACCGCATCTACGGTGGCCAGCGCTTCTTCGAACGCGCCGAAATCAAGAACGCCATGGCCTACCTGCGCCTGCTCGAAGGGCGCGGCAACGATGCAGCCCTGGAACGCGTGATCAACGTCCCGCCCCGTGGCCTGGGCGAGAAGACCGTCGAAGCCATCCGCCAGCATGCACGTCACGCCGAACTGTCGATGTGGGAAGCCGGGCGGCAACTGGTGGCCAACAAGGGCCTGACCGGTCGCGCCGCCAACGCCCTGGGCGCGTTCATGGAGCTGATCGAGAACCTGGCCGCCAAGGTCATGCACATGCCGCTGCACCTGATGACCCAGACCGTCATCGAGCAGTCCGGCCTGATCGTCTATCACCAGGAAGAAAAGGGTGAAAAAGGCCAGGCACGGGTGGAAAACCTCGAGGAACTGGTCAGCGCCGCGCGCAACTTCGAAAACAGCGAAGAAGACGCCGACCTCACGCCCCTGGCCGCATTTCTTGGCCATGCGTCCCTCGAAGCCGGCGACACCCAGGCCGAGGAGCACGAAGACAGCGTTCAGTTGATGACCCTGCACAGTGCCAAGGGCCTGGAGTTTCCCTACGTGTTCCTGGTGGGCATGGAAGAGGGCCTGTTCCCGCACAAGATGAGCCTTGAAGAGCCTGGTCGCCTGGAAGAAGAACGCCGCCTGGCCTATGTCGGCATCACCCGGGCCATGCAGCACCTGGTGATGACCTATGCCGAAACACGCCGTCTGTACGGTAGCGAGACGTACAACAAGGTCTCGCGCTTCGTGCGCGAAGTGCCCGCCGGGCTGATTCAGGAAGTGCGCCTGTCCAACAGTGTGAGCCGTCCCTTCGGCGGGGGTCAGGCACAGAACTCGAGCAGCCTGTTCGGGGCTGCCGCCATCCCGGAAACCCAGTTCAATCTCGGCCAGCGGGTACAGCATTCGGTTTTCGGCGAGGGTGTGATCCTCAACTTCGAAGGCTCCGGCGCCCAGGCGCGGGTGCAGGTCAACTTCGCCGAAGGCAGCAAGTGGCTGATGCTGGGGTACGCGAAACTGGAGGCGGTGTAACGGTTGGCTTCCTGGCCTTTTCGCAGTGCTCGGCGGCCGCGAAAAGGCCGACACTGCATTTTCCACAGGCAGTGAAATTTCCTACGCCGCTTTTCGCAATTACGCAAAAGCTCGAAACATGTTGTCACTAGCTATGTACAGCACACCTGTGCAACATGACTCGCGTGCAATCCACCTAACGGAATGAACCTATGCAACGATTTCTCAGCATGGCTCTGGCCCTTTGCATTGGCCTGACCATGAGCCTGGATGCCAGTGCCAAACGCTTCGGCGGCGGCAAGAGCATGGGCGCAGCCCCGACTCACCAGACGCGCCAGGCCGCGCCTGCCACTCCAGGTGCCACAGCCGCCGTACCGGGCCGTGCCGCCCCTGCCGCGAGCGGTGCTTCGCGCTGGTTGGGCCCTCTGGCCGGCCTCGCCGCCGGTGGCCTGCTGGCCTCCATGTTCATGGGCGACGGCTTCCAGGGCATGCAGATCTTCGACTTCCTGATCATGGCAGTCATCGCCTTCCTGATCTTCCGCTTCATCGCCGCTCGCCGTCGCAAGCAGCAAGGCCCGCAAATGGCTGGCGCCGGTGCACCTTACCAGCGTGAAACCATCAACCAGGCCCCTGCCCAGCCGTCGATCTTCGGTGGTGCAAGCGGTGCTTCCGCAGCCCGTCCGGTGATCAACGCGCCGGCCTGGTTCAACGAAGAGAACTTCCTGAACGCCGCACGCAACCACTTCCAGTCGCTGCAGCAGCACTGGGACGCGAACGAGATGGACAAGATCGCCGAGTTCGTCACCCCACAGATGCTGCAATCGCTGAAGCAGGAACGCGCCGAGCTGGGTGATGGCTTCCAGTCCACCTACATCGACGATCTGCATGTACAGCTGGAAGGCGTGGATGATCGTGCCGAGAAGACTATCGCTACCCTGACATTCGTTGGTGTATCGAAGACTTCGCGCTTCGACAAGGGCGAACCCTTCAGCGAAAGCTGGAACATGGAACGCGCCCAGGGCGAGAACCAGCCTTGGCTGGTGGCCGGTATCCGCCAGAACTGATACGCGTCACGCTTTGCAAAGCCCCGGCCCTGGTCGGGGCTTTTGCATTTTGAACGTTGCATCCATTTCCAGCTAAGGTATAAACCGCAGCGCGTATTCTGGTCAGAGGAAAACATCGTGGAAGAAGTGATCGAGCAGCTCCGAGAAGCCAACGAACCGGTACCGGTTCCCCTGGAACTGCCAGACGAAGACCTGCTGGTCGAGATCGAAGAGCAGTTGTTCATCAACATTCCGTTCGTCTTCAAGGAATATCTGCTCACCGTCAGCGACGTGGTGTACGGCAGCCTGGAGCCGGTTACCGTGACCGATCCGCAATCGCACACCTACCTGCCGGACGTTGCGGCGACGGCATGGGACCTCGGCGTCCCGCGCGAGCTGATCCCGATTTGTCAGGACGGCGACGATTACTACTGTGTCGAAGAAGACGGCACCGTCGTGTTGTGGTCGGGCGAAGAAGAGCTGGTGACCGAGGAAAGCTGGGAGTCTGTCTGGCATTGGGCGCGGGACGTCTGGCTGGAAAGCTGATCGGTACAGGCAGGTGTGACCTTTTCACAGCTCGATGGCGCGCCGCCAACCTTGTGGGAGCGGTTCTACCCGCGAAGAGGCCAAACCTGCCTACCCAACTTCAATGCTCGACGTTGTTGTCCAGGGTCTCCAGCAAAGCCACCTGCATCCGCGTATGCACGCGAATGAACCAGCGCCACAACACGGCTACCACTGCGGCTGCCACCACGGCGATCAGCAGCAGCAATTCCAGGGTTGGCAGGATACTCGCCGACAGCGCGGCCAGCAGCACGAAAATCATCAGCAGCGACAATAGCGGAATGACTTCGGCAATGATGCGTCGAACCCGCTGGGTGTGCCTGCCCGCCATTTCCGGCTTCACGCCCATTTCCGCCAGGAGCATCGACAGCGCCTTGAGCTTGCGATAGGCCGCGATCAGGAATGGCAACGACAGCAGCAAAGCTGCGCCCCAGATCAAAGCTTTCTGCCCACCGGGCTCTGCCACCCATGTGGTCAGGTAGCCACCGATCCGCTCGGCGAAATAGGCCCCGGCAAAGAAGATACCGATCACCAGCGCCAGGTTGACCCCCACCTGCAGGAGAATCTTGCGGATCATCGACGCCAGCATGGCGCTCTGCCCGCGCGGCTGAATGCTGCGCAGCCATTCCCCATACATCCCCAGCACCCGCGCCATCCGCTGCGGCACCAAAGCGCCCAGACGGTGGGAAAGCGGGTCTGCCGCCCGGATCAGGTACGGCGTGGACAAGGTCGTCAGCACCGACACCGCCACGGCAACGGGATAGAGGAAGTCGCTGGTGACCTGCAGGGTCATGCCCAGCGCTGCGATGATGAACGAGAACTCGCCGATCTGCGACAGCCCCATCCCCACTCGCAGGGACGTCTTGCCATCGTTGCCGGCGATGAATGCACCCATCCCGCAGGAGACGATCTTGCCCAGCACCACCGCCACGGTGATGACCGCGATCGGCCAGGCGTAGGCAAGCAGGATGGCAGGGTCGAGCATCAGGCCGATGGCGACGAAGAAGATCGCGCTGAACATGTCGCGGATGGGTTCGATCAGCCGCTCGATTTTCAGCAGTTGCCGAGATTCGGCCATGATCGCCCCGATCAGGAAGGCGCCCAGTACCATGCTGTATTCAAGCTTGACCACCAGCAGGCAGAAGCCGAAGCACAGGCCCAGCACGGTCACCAGCAGCATCTCGTTGCTCTCGAAGGTGGCCACGTAGGCCAGCAGACGCGGCACCACCAGGATCCCCACCACCAACGCGATCACCATGAACAGCGAGAGCTTGCCGACCGTGGAGAACACCTCACCGGAACTCACCGCACCGCTGACGGCGATACCTGAAAGCAGGGCAATGATGCCGATACCCAGAATATCCTCGACGATCAGCACACCAAAGATCAATTGCGCAAACCGCTCGTTCTTCATCTTCAGGTCATTGAGCGCCTTGACGATGATGGTGGTCGAGGAGATGGCCAGGATCGCACCCAGGAACAGCGAGTCCATGGTGCCCCAATCGAACCAGCGGCCGATCTCGTAGCCGATCCAGATCATCAGCACGATTTCCAGGAACGCGGCGATGAAGGCCGTGGCGCCGACCTTGAACAACTTGCGCAGGCTGAATTCGAGCCCGAGGCTGAACATCAGGAAAATCACTCCCAGTTCGGCGAGGGTCTTGATGGTGTCTTCGTCGTGGATCAAGCCGAAAGGCGGAGTGTGCGGGCCAATGATGAAACCCGCGACGATGTAGCCGAGCACCACCGGTTGCCGCAATCGGTGAAACAGAATGGTCACCACGCCGGCCACCAGCATGATCACTGCCAGGTCCTGGATGAAACTGATGGCATGCACGGTGATAGCCTCCTTTGCTATTCGGAATTACGGTACCAATTGTTTCAGGAGGCAGGTTAACACTGCCCATTGCAGGCAAACGTCGGTGCAATATGCGGAAACAGATCGCCGCTATGCCCTACGTAATGGCACGATAGACGTGACGGAGTAGCCTCGTTCAGCGTCCGCCTGTGGACGAGACCCGTCGTAAGTGGCCAACGCCAGAATAGGTGATGCCCCTGTAATTCTGCCAACCAACCGTGAGTTCACTATGGAACCTGGAAACGCCCAGCTGTCGATGACGGTGCTGATGACCCCTGACATGGCCAATTTTTCCGGCAATGTGCATGGAGGAACGCTGCTCAAATACCTCGACGAAGTGGCTTACGCCTGCGCCAGCCGCTATGCCGGCCGGTATGTGGTGACCTTGTCGGTGGATCAGGTGATTTTCCGCGAGCCAGTGCACGTGGGCGAGCTGGTGACCTTCCTGGCATCGGTCAACTACACCGGCAACACGTCGATGGAAGTGGGGATCAAAGTGGTCACCGAGAACATCCGCGAGCGTTCGGTGCGCCACACCAACAGTTGCTTCTTCACCATGGTGGCGGTGGACGACCAGCGCAAACCCGCTCACGTACCGCCTTTGAAGCCACAGGATGCCGAGGGCACGCGGCGCTTCATCCAGGCGCAGCAGCGCCGGCAGATCCGCCAGGAGCTGGAAAAGCGCTACCGCGATCTCAAGGAAGAACCGATTTAAAGCGCCACGGCTTCGAAACGCAGGCGCGGATGCACGATCCGATCCTGGGCGCGCACCAACTCCAGTTCGTAGCTGGCGCACGCCTGGGTCTCCAGCAGCACTTCGTGCACTGCCGCGGCCGTGAACTCGAAAGCGGCCAGCCAATCATCGCCCAGCAGTAGCCTGGCCAGGAACAAACCGCTGGTCAGATCACCCACGCCGACCGGCTGACGCGGAAACGCCAGCAGCGGACGCCGCAGGTGCCAGCTGCCTGTGGCGGTGACCAGCAGCATCTCGAAGTCTTCAGGTGATTTGCCGGGGTAGGCCAGATGTTTTACCAGCACCGCTTTCGGGCCCCGGGCCAGCAAGGCGCGCGCCATGGCCACGCAATCCTGCAGGGAGTCGGCCTTGCGGCCGCTGAAGCTGTCGAGCTCCAATTGGTTGGGACATAGCACGTCGGCTGCCGCCACGGCTTCATCGAGCAGAAAGTCGCTGACCTCGGCCGGCACCACGCAGCCTTTCTCCGCATGCCCCATCACTGGGTCGCACAGGTACAGGGCCTTGGGATTGGCTGCCTTGACTCGCCGTACCACGCCCAGGATTGCCCGCCCCTGCGCAGCGCTGCCCAGGTAGCCGCTGAGCACCGCATCGCAGTTGCCCAACTCGCCAATCGTCGCAATCCCTTCGACCAGTGCGGGAATGTGTTGCGGCGCCAACACTTCTCCCGTCCACTGACCATACTGTGTGTGATTGGAAAACTGCACCGTATTCAATGGCCAGACCTTGACGCCCACTCGCTGCATCGGGAAAACCGCCGCGCTGTTGCCGGCGTGGCCGAACACGACGT contains:
- the hexR gene encoding transcriptional regulator HexR, with protein sequence MNLLQHIDQSRHLLRKSELKVAEHVLLDPAAVMHSSMADLAHSVGISEPTIVRFCRAIGCTGFQDLKLKLAQSLAAGASFGQFAIHEDDSVADYSLKIFDTTLHTLMEVREKLDPEALQRAISAMVTAQRVEFYGFGASGAVAADAQHKFFRLLLTAAAYSDPHMQAMSAVTLKPTDVAVCISQSGRSKDLLITANLVRESGATLISLCPGQTPLAELATVNLAVDVHEDTEIYTPLASRIAHLVVIDVLAMGVAMARGPDLVNHLKSVKRSLRSLRLSPKSLKAHEAHED
- a CDS encoding acetyl-CoA carboxylase biotin carboxylase subunit, which codes for MIKKILIANRGEIAVRIVRACAEMGIRSVAIYSEADRHALHVKRADEAHSIGAEPLAGYLNPRKLVNLAVETGCDALHPGYGFLSENAELADICAERGVKFIGPSAEVIRRMGDKTEARRSMIKAGVPVTPGTEGNVADIHEALAEGERIGYPVMLKATSGGGGRGIRRCNSREELEQAFPRVISEATKAFGSAEVFLEKCIVNPKHIEAQILGDRFGNVVHLFERDCSIQRRNQKLIEIAPSPQLTPEQRAYIGDLSVRAAKAVGYENAGTVEFLLAEGEVYFMEMNTRVQVEHTITEEITGIDIVREQIRIASGLALSVKQEDIVHRGFALQFRINAEDPKNNFLPSFGKITRYYAPGGPGVRTDTAIYTGYTIPPFYDSMCLKLVVWALTWEEAMDRGLRALDDMRLQGIKTTAAYYQEILRNPEFRSGQFNTSFVDSHPELTQYSIKRKPEELALAIAAAIAAHAGL
- a CDS encoding PA3496 family putative envelope integrity protein; the protein is MARYVDGSQAQGNSAARTKRQQEDQRRMEFRRAIESYAEQRRLLQEIGDDAQLNVWQTVSVDVRQSARPAS
- the oadA gene encoding sodium-extruding oxaloacetate decarboxylase subunit alpha → MSNTPVSKRIFVTDTILRDAHQSLLATRMRTEDMLPICDKLDRVGYWSLEVWGGATFDACVRFLKEDPWERLRKLRQALPNTRLQMLLRGQNLLGYRHYSDDVVRAFVAKAADNGIDVFRIFDAMNDVRNLRVAIEAVKAAGKHAQGTIAYTTSPVHTVAAFVAQAKQMEAMGCDSVAIKDMAGLLTPYATGELVRALKAEQSLPVFIHSHDTAGLAAMCQLKAVENGADHIDTAISSFAWGTSHPGTESMVAALKGSEFDTGLSLELLQEIGLYFYAVRKKYHQFESEFTAVDTRVQVNQVPGGMISNLANQLKEQGALNRMNEVLAEIPKVREDLGFPPLVTPTSQIVGTQAFFNVLAGERYKTITNEVKLYLQGGYGQAPGKVNEQLRRQAIGSEEVIDVRPADLLKPEMDKLRKDIGELAQSEEDVLTFAMFPDIGRKFLEERAAGTLVPEVLLPIPEAGAQVARTGEGVPTEFVIDVHGESYRVDITGVGVKAEGKRHFYLSIDGMPEEVVFEPLNEFVSGGIGKRKQASEPGHVSTAMPGNIVDVLVKQGDAVKAGQAVLITEAMKMETEVQAGVAGKVVAIHVAKGDRVNPGEILIEIEG
- a CDS encoding LysR family transcriptional regulator, with product MRKSLMRLTLRQLQVFNEVCDLRSYSRAAEEMSLTQPAVSLQIRQLEELVGQPLFDYVGKKLYLTEAAQALQAASRDIFGRLENLDMQLSDMQGSLQGQLKLAVESSAKYFTPHLFAAFRTLHPEVNLQLTVVNRAQVIRRLSDNRDDVTIMSMVPQDMGLDFMPFLNNPIVAVAPPEHPLCQFERLSLQELQAYTLLVREQGSGTRRACEEYFKEKRVYFTQTLEVASAEAQRECVIAGLGLALLTRHAVARELSTGTLRELPVAELPLQRSWCVVQAKARRQSPVALAFAAFIRAERAQITTLVERFAGHPPTPSARR